Proteins from a genomic interval of Hornefia porci:
- a CDS encoding LysR family transcriptional regulator, with protein MYNPLLDTFLAVADSGSFTRAADRLYISPTAVMKQMNALEKHLDLKLIERSPAGAHLTEAGRIIYRNAKFLIDYSRKSVEEAMAATRARDTTFCVGTSLLNPAKPFMDLWYRVNKDFPDYKLHLVPFEDDHNGILSEIDRLGGKFDFLIGVCDSRTWMSLCSFQPLGRYKKMVAVSREHRLASRTQITVEDLYGETLMMVPRGDSGTNDFIRNDLETNHPEIHIEDTSPFYDLSVFNRCAETGNVLLTIECWQNVHPGLKSIPVAWEYSIPYGLLYSLNAPDDVLRFVDAAAALYPED; from the coding sequence ATGTATAATCCGCTTTTAGATACATTCCTCGCTGTCGCGGATTCCGGCAGCTTCACCAGAGCCGCGGACCGGCTGTATATTTCCCCGACCGCCGTCATGAAACAGATGAACGCACTGGAAAAGCATCTGGACCTGAAACTGATCGAGCGGAGTCCTGCCGGCGCGCACCTGACCGAAGCCGGCCGTATCATATACCGAAACGCGAAATTTCTGATCGATTATTCCCGCAAATCCGTCGAGGAGGCGATGGCGGCGACACGCGCCCGGGACACCACATTCTGCGTCGGAACCTCCCTGCTGAATCCGGCAAAGCCTTTCATGGATCTCTGGTATCGCGTCAACAAAGATTTTCCCGATTACAAGCTGCACCTGGTTCCCTTTGAGGACGACCACAACGGAATCCTCTCGGAAATCGACCGGCTGGGCGGAAAATTTGATTTTCTGATCGGCGTCTGCGACTCGAGGACATGGATGTCCCTCTGCAGCTTTCAGCCTCTCGGACGCTACAAAAAAATGGTCGCCGTGTCCCGGGAGCACCGGCTCGCCTCCCGGACACAGATCACTGTTGAGGATCTGTACGGGGAAACGCTGATGATGGTACCCCGTGGAGATTCGGGCACCAATGACTTTATCCGCAACGACCTCGAAACCAACCATCCAGAAATCCACATCGAGGATACGTCTCCGTTTTATGACCTCTCCGTATTTAACCGCTGTGCGGAAACCGGAAATGTGCTGCTCACCATAGAATGCTGGCAGAATGTACATCCCGGACTGAAATCCATCCCCGTCGCCTGGGAATACAGCATCCCCTACGGTCTGCTGTACAGTCTGAACGCTCCCGACGATGTGCTCCGGTTCGTGGACGCCGCCGCGGCGCTTTATCCGGAAGACTGA
- the cooS gene encoding anaerobic carbon-monoxide dehydrogenase catalytic subunit: protein MAKELFHTHRALIGFDEHGIPTVIAPAHNHKTDGDGRPAPTEAEFTSDYRQAVAAYRKTFPSRQEVQEKTPDPAVRDLLSYAGEKGIETPFDRFDLQKPHCTFGLAGTCCKVCNMGPCRITEKSPRGVCGADADLIVARNLLRSAAAGVAQHGIHAREVILSLKWAAQGKLDFPLIGKQKIRDTAAAFGIKTYRRPTRKIAEDLADILLQDLSRTEPEAYQTISACAPPERQRIWKGLDILPVSAYHEIAEAYHRTGCGVDGDWRNVMQQFLRCGLAFTFSTVLASGIATDCLFGVGDRVTSMTNVGALKEGFVNIAVHGHLPTLVSAIVAAGQSEEYQAKAREAGARGIRFYGICCSGLAAMYRYGGVIPLSNAVTAELVLATGALDLWVADVQDVFPAIMDVADCFRTRVVTTSDSARLPGAEHIAYDHHHSNIGETEAIAGEIVDRAIESFRNRKNVPRHIPEQEIEAEVGFSVEYIHRRFGSMRPLAQALKDGRILGIVNMVGCSNTKVPYERDIVEVAETLLKHNVLILTNGCASYPLMKLGYCRKDARKLAGSTLSEFLKPDLPPVWHVGECIDNARSSGIFAGIAGELETPLRDLPFAFSSPEWGNEKGIDAALGFRLMGISSYHCVEAQIHGSANVIHFLKEETKTTLGSSMIVNVDPAALGEQIVSDMLEKRKLLGWSTPETLE from the coding sequence ATGGCAAAAGAGCTCTTTCATACACATCGCGCACTGATCGGCTTCGACGAACACGGCATCCCCACGGTTATCGCGCCGGCTCACAATCATAAGACAGACGGTGACGGCCGTCCTGCTCCGACTGAAGCGGAATTCACATCCGATTACCGGCAGGCTGTCGCCGCATACCGGAAGACTTTCCCCTCACGTCAGGAGGTTCAGGAAAAAACGCCCGATCCCGCAGTCCGGGATCTTTTGTCCTATGCCGGTGAAAAAGGCATCGAGACTCCCTTCGACCGGTTCGATCTGCAGAAGCCGCACTGTACGTTCGGGCTAGCGGGAACCTGCTGCAAGGTCTGCAACATGGGCCCCTGCCGAATCACAGAGAAAAGTCCGCGCGGCGTCTGCGGTGCGGACGCCGATCTCATTGTCGCCCGAAATCTCCTGCGGTCTGCGGCCGCCGGCGTGGCGCAGCACGGCATCCACGCGCGGGAAGTAATCCTAAGCCTGAAATGGGCGGCGCAGGGGAAACTGGATTTCCCGTTAATCGGAAAACAGAAAATCCGGGATACCGCGGCCGCCTTCGGAATAAAGACATACCGCCGCCCGACCCGAAAGATTGCAGAGGATCTGGCTGACATTCTGCTGCAGGACCTTTCCCGCACAGAACCGGAGGCGTATCAGACCATCTCCGCCTGCGCCCCGCCCGAACGACAAAGGATCTGGAAAGGCCTGGACATCCTTCCGGTCAGCGCCTACCACGAAATCGCAGAGGCTTATCACCGCACCGGCTGCGGTGTAGACGGCGACTGGAGAAACGTCATGCAGCAGTTTCTGCGCTGCGGTCTCGCCTTCACCTTCAGCACTGTTCTCGCCTCCGGCATCGCCACAGACTGCCTGTTCGGCGTCGGCGACCGCGTCACCTCCATGACCAATGTGGGCGCACTGAAGGAAGGCTTTGTAAATATCGCGGTTCACGGCCATCTGCCTACGCTGGTCAGCGCCATCGTCGCTGCGGGACAAAGTGAAGAATATCAGGCGAAAGCCCGGGAAGCCGGAGCCAGGGGCATCCGGTTCTACGGAATCTGCTGCAGCGGTCTGGCCGCCATGTATCGTTACGGCGGCGTGATTCCGCTGTCCAACGCGGTAACGGCAGAGCTTGTACTGGCCACAGGAGCTCTGGATCTGTGGGTCGCGGACGTGCAGGACGTGTTTCCCGCCATCATGGACGTGGCAGACTGCTTCCGCACCCGGGTCGTTACAACCAGCGATTCCGCACGTCTTCCCGGGGCAGAGCACATCGCCTACGATCACCATCATTCCAACATAGGAGAGACCGAAGCAATTGCCGGTGAAATTGTGGACCGTGCCATAGAAAGCTTTCGGAACAGAAAAAACGTTCCGCGCCATATTCCGGAGCAGGAAATCGAAGCTGAGGTCGGCTTTTCCGTGGAATATATCCACCGCCGTTTCGGCTCTATGCGTCCTCTGGCACAGGCTCTGAAGGACGGACGGATCCTGGGAATCGTCAACATGGTGGGATGCAGCAACACTAAGGTTCCTTATGAGAGAGACATCGTCGAAGTCGCAGAAACTCTGCTGAAGCACAATGTTCTGATTCTCACCAACGGCTGCGCCTCATATCCGCTGATGAAACTGGGATACTGCCGGAAAGACGCCCGAAAACTTGCCGGCAGCACACTCAGCGAATTCCTGAAGCCGGATCTACCTCCCGTGTGGCACGTCGGAGAATGTATCGACAACGCCCGCTCTTCCGGGATATTCGCGGGGATTGCAGGAGAACTCGAGACTCCTCTGCGCGACCTGCCCTTCGCCTTCTCGTCGCCGGAATGGGGCAATGAGAAAGGAATTGACGCCGCGCTGGGATTCCGTCTGATGGGGATCAGCTCCTATCACTGCGTGGAGGCGCAGATCCACGGCTCCGCCAACGTAATTCATTTTCTCAAGGAGGAGACAAAGACAACACTGGGCTCTTCCATGATCGTCAATGTGGATCCTGCCGCTCTCGGCGAACAAATCGTATCCGACATGCTGGAAAAGCGAAAACTCCTCGGCTGGTCCACACCGGAAACTCTCGAATAA
- a CDS encoding ABC transporter substrate-binding protein: MNKMKKKSRHNGISHHFRLRLTQRKILASLLILAMITGLSACGKSSGGTNTKSGTDASESGKTTVTLGYLPITHALAVFEEKELLEKENSDVRIKLQKFSSWSDLTDALNSGKIDGASVLIELAMKAKSQGIGLKAVALGHRDGNVLVVAKDIRSAADLKGKKIAIPHTQSSHNILLQEALAKKGLTGRDVSIVQMSPAEMPSALSSGSIAGYCVAEPFGAQAVDKKIGKVLYYSEELWPDSFCCGLVLTDRFISDHPEQTETLIRVYKEAGNKLESGDTALKTAEKYLGQNKSVLKTSLKWIHFDKLSITESAYRQLSDRVKKYGINENPPNYKDFVYQANGDDE, encoded by the coding sequence ATGAACAAAATGAAAAAGAAAAGCAGACATAACGGTATCAGCCATCATTTCAGGCTTCGCCTGACGCAGAGGAAAATACTGGCTTCACTTCTGATACTCGCCATGATCACCGGTCTCTCCGCCTGCGGAAAGTCCTCCGGAGGCACGAACACAAAATCCGGAACCGACGCATCCGAATCAGGGAAAACCACAGTTACACTGGGCTACCTTCCCATCACTCACGCCCTGGCCGTTTTCGAGGAAAAGGAGCTCCTGGAGAAAGAAAACAGCGACGTCCGGATCAAACTGCAGAAATTCAGTTCCTGGTCCGACCTGACCGACGCTCTGAATTCCGGTAAAATCGACGGAGCGTCCGTGCTGATCGAGCTTGCCATGAAGGCGAAAAGTCAGGGAATTGGTCTTAAGGCTGTCGCACTGGGTCACCGGGACGGTAACGTTCTGGTCGTCGCAAAAGACATCCGCTCCGCTGCCGATCTGAAAGGAAAGAAGATTGCAATTCCTCATACTCAATCCTCACACAACATCCTGCTTCAGGAGGCTCTTGCGAAGAAAGGTCTCACCGGCAGGGATGTGAGCATCGTCCAGATGTCGCCCGCCGAAATGCCCTCTGCACTCAGCAGCGGCTCTATCGCCGGCTACTGCGTGGCAGAGCCCTTCGGTGCGCAGGCTGTGGATAAAAAAATCGGAAAAGTCCTGTACTATTCTGAGGAACTGTGGCCTGATTCCTTCTGCTGCGGCCTCGTTCTGACCGACCGTTTCATCAGTGATCATCCGGAGCAGACCGAAACACTGATCCGGGTATACAAGGAGGCCGGAAACAAGCTGGAGAGCGGCGATACCGCCTTGAAAACCGCAGAAAAATATCTGGGGCAGAACAAATCCGTACTGAAAACCTCTCTGAAATGGATTCACTTTGATAAGCTTTCGATTACAGAAAGCGCCTACAGGCAGCTGAGCGACCGGGTAAAAAAATACGGCATCAACGAGAACCCTCCCAACTATAAAGACTTTGTCTATCAGGCGAATGGAGACGACGAATGA
- a CDS encoding ABC transporter permease, producing the protein MKKKLNTLRHIIIAYAVLLAIWQLAASFSGVSSALFPSPGRVLLAFRELTVSGLSGSSSDATLSVHIRDSLLRFAAGYLLSAAAGITAGLLLGWFPKAFAYVNPVIQLIRPIAPVAWLPFLVLLVGIGDLPAVTIIFIAGFFPILLSTASAVQNIDLVYLRVAGNFGLSQRRTLTRIVFPAAFPQIAGSLHLALGTCWIFLVSGEMVGSQTGLGFLIMDAKNCLRADALLAAIITIGVIGFLLDQLIGLLERSFISARGLGPQNNKRRS; encoded by the coding sequence ATGAAAAAGAAACTGAACACTCTCCGGCACATCATCATCGCATACGCCGTCCTTCTCGCGATATGGCAGCTTGCGGCCTCCTTCAGCGGCGTGAGCTCCGCGCTGTTTCCGTCTCCCGGCAGAGTTCTGCTGGCCTTTCGGGAGCTGACCGTGTCCGGACTTTCCGGAAGCTCGTCGGATGCGACTTTGTCAGTGCATATCCGCGACAGTCTCCTCCGGTTCGCCGCAGGCTATCTCCTGTCCGCAGCCGCCGGGATCACCGCAGGGCTTCTGCTGGGCTGGTTTCCGAAAGCATTCGCTTACGTCAATCCGGTCATTCAGCTGATTCGGCCCATCGCTCCGGTCGCATGGCTCCCGTTCCTGGTTCTGCTCGTCGGAATCGGGGATCTGCCGGCCGTCACGATTATTTTCATCGCCGGATTCTTCCCGATTTTACTGTCCACAGCGTCTGCAGTACAGAATATTGATCTGGTATATCTTCGGGTCGCGGGGAACTTTGGGCTTTCCCAGAGGCGCACCCTGACCCGCATCGTATTCCCCGCGGCGTTCCCGCAGATTGCCGGAAGTCTGCATCTGGCACTGGGGACCTGCTGGATCTTTCTGGTTTCCGGCGAAATGGTGGGGTCACAGACCGGACTGGGATTTCTTATCATGGACGCGAAAAACTGTCTTCGGGCCGACGCTCTGCTGGCCGCCATCATCACTATAGGCGTCATCGGATTCCTTCTCGACCAGCTGATCGGACTTCTGGAGCGCAGCTTCATCTCCGCGCGCGGACTGGGACCACAAAACAACAAAAGGAGGTCATGA
- a CDS encoding ABC transporter ATP-binding protein — protein sequence MYIEINDVSVNYDKPGADFPALDHISLSIDKGEFVCLLGPSGCGKTTLLNAVAGFQPISGGSITIDGKPVTRPDIRYITIFQNYGLLPWRTVEKNVELGLESKSVPKDERRRIANHYLKLVGLENFSRHRPHELSGGMQQRVAIARALAVDPSVIYMDEPFGALDAITRMQLQDDTRRLSVEEHKTILFVTHDIDEAVYLADRIVILSPNPGRIKSIVRISMPHRRDRTSGDFILARDKIFRLLNMKSEETIEYYI from the coding sequence GTGTATATTGAAATCAACGACGTATCGGTAAATTACGATAAACCCGGGGCAGACTTTCCGGCTCTCGACCACATCAGCCTTTCCATCGACAAAGGTGAATTCGTCTGTCTTCTCGGACCGTCCGGCTGCGGCAAAACAACGCTGCTGAACGCCGTCGCCGGCTTTCAGCCGATCTCCGGCGGTTCCATCACCATTGACGGAAAGCCGGTGACACGGCCCGACATCCGCTATATCACTATTTTTCAGAATTACGGACTTCTGCCTTGGAGAACCGTTGAAAAGAACGTAGAACTGGGACTGGAATCGAAATCTGTCCCAAAGGATGAACGGCGCCGGATCGCGAACCACTATCTGAAGCTGGTCGGACTGGAGAATTTCAGCCGTCACCGCCCCCATGAACTGTCGGGCGGAATGCAGCAGCGTGTCGCCATCGCAAGGGCGCTGGCGGTCGATCCCTCTGTCATCTATATGGACGAACCCTTCGGGGCCTTGGACGCCATCACGAGAATGCAATTACAGGATGATACCCGACGGCTGTCCGTCGAGGAGCATAAAACGATTCTCTTTGTCACCCACGACATCGACGAAGCCGTGTACCTGGCCGACCGCATTGTAATCCTGTCTCCCAATCCGGGCAGAATCAAAAGCATCGTCCGTATCTCCATGCCGCACCGGCGCGATCGCACCTCCGGCGATTTCATTCTCGCCCGCGACAAAATCTTCCGGCTGCTTAACATGAAGTCCGAAGAAACCATCGAATACTACATCTGA
- a CDS encoding transposase translates to MSIPQSIKEKKPAQFGAVEIRRFGDDKYYVYQISSKWDPEKNRPKKVTGKSIGKITEADGFIPNANGLRLMAKMHIAPDVAPVVKNYGAYELMQQLSPDLSDQIKTFFPNMFREIRTISLIRLVDRVSSAKMIQPVFLDSYMSDICGDIAASETSVRRFVSKLGTMQDTIDAFMRSRVMPSTTLLFDGTSIFSRSQDSLAVKGYNPDHSRNTQARMLYVFEKDTHMPVFYRILQGSIVDKTAFIDTVKASGCRDCIIIADKGFYSKRNLSVLMEAGMKYILPLQDNTVNVENSFYEDKDDNKFDDVFSYNHRPVWYRKKSSGNKGNFIYTFRDDIRKAELVERYVVKAENDYGEEDRKPKDVLKQIRMGYFSFCSNLDVEPQEIYLAYKQRWDIEQCFDYLKNSVICSASHARTDDYFRGWAFLNHISLLYYYGLLNALRSTGLDERYSAEDVLKLVKNIYKVDAGDAEGYRVSAIQKKTHRVLNTLGVDLLREN, encoded by the coding sequence ATGAGCATTCCGCAATCGATCAAGGAGAAAAAGCCTGCACAATTCGGAGCGGTGGAGATCCGCCGATTCGGTGACGACAAATATTATGTCTACCAGATCTCATCCAAATGGGATCCCGAAAAGAACCGTCCGAAGAAGGTAACTGGCAAAAGCATTGGCAAGATCACCGAGGCTGACGGGTTCATCCCTAATGCCAACGGACTGAGGCTGATGGCAAAGATGCACATCGCCCCTGATGTGGCACCAGTAGTAAAGAACTATGGCGCATATGAGTTGATGCAGCAGCTCTCTCCTGATCTCAGTGATCAGATCAAGACATTCTTCCCGAACATGTTCCGGGAGATAAGAACGATCTCACTGATCAGACTCGTGGACAGGGTCTCGTCTGCAAAGATGATCCAGCCGGTTTTCCTTGACTCATATATGAGTGACATTTGCGGGGACATCGCAGCATCTGAGACATCCGTGCGCAGATTCGTTTCTAAGCTTGGCACCATGCAGGATACCATCGATGCATTCATGAGGTCCCGTGTCATGCCGAGCACGACTCTGCTGTTTGACGGCACTTCGATCTTCTCAAGGTCGCAGGACTCGCTGGCGGTCAAAGGATACAATCCTGATCACAGCCGGAACACTCAGGCTCGCATGCTGTATGTTTTTGAGAAGGATACTCACATGCCGGTCTTCTACCGCATTCTTCAGGGATCGATAGTTGACAAGACGGCATTCATCGATACGGTAAAGGCGTCCGGGTGCAGGGACTGCATCATCATTGCAGATAAGGGTTTCTACTCAAAGAGGAACCTTTCTGTGCTGATGGAGGCTGGGATGAAATATATCCTGCCTCTGCAGGACAACACCGTGAATGTTGAAAATTCCTTCTATGAAGACAAAGACGACAACAAATTCGATGATGTGTTTTCCTACAACCACAGGCCTGTCTGGTACCGAAAGAAATCCAGCGGTAACAAGGGCAACTTCATATACACGTTCCGTGACGACATACGCAAGGCAGAGCTTGTCGAACGCTATGTGGTCAAGGCTGAGAATGACTACGGCGAAGAAGACCGTAAGCCAAAAGATGTCCTCAAGCAGATCCGTATGGGATACTTCTCATTCTGCAGCAATCTCGACGTGGAGCCGCAGGAGATATATCTTGCGTACAAGCAGCGCTGGGATATTGAGCAGTGCTTCGATTACCTGAAGAACAGCGTCATCTGTTCTGCATCTCATGCACGCACAGATGATTACTTCCGTGGCTGGGCGTTCCTGAACCATATAAGCCTGTTGTATTATTATGGCTTGCTCAATGCACTCAGAAGCACCGGGCTTGACGAACGCTATTCAGCCGAGGATGTCCTGAAGCTGGTAAAGAACATCTACAAAGTCGATGCCGGCGATGCCGAAGGGTACCGCGTTTCAGCTATCCAGAAGAAGACTCATCGTGTGCTGAACACACTCGGAGTCGACCTATTACGTGAAAACTAA
- a CDS encoding DUF4367 domain-containing protein, with protein sequence MDKKSGRHYTVSESTTKDLTLHIDTEDGDLEKVNYRIYEVYVHEYKKTGRCTVYLKKNKTTIIINGDISREDAFAVIDSFRD encoded by the coding sequence GTGGACAAAAAAAGCGGCCGGCACTATACCGTTTCCGAAAGCACAACGAAAGATCTTACGCTTCACATCGACACGGAAGACGGTGATTTGGAGAAAGTAAATTACAGGATCTACGAGGTCTACGTTCATGAATACAAGAAAACCGGTCGCTGTACCGTCTATCTGAAAAAAAATAAGACCACGATCATTATCAACGGCGACATCAGCCGGGAGGATGCCTTCGCAGTCATTGACAGTTTCAGAGATTGA
- the trpS gene encoding tryptophan--tRNA ligase — MGKNIILTGDRPTGRLHLGHYVGSLKRRVELQNSGEYDEINILIADDQALTDNADDPGIIRDNIINVVLDYLSAGLDPEKTTICVQSALPALHALTFYYMNLVTTARLSRNPTVKAEIQMRGFADEGLPVGFFTYPVSQAADITAFNANVVPVGEDQLPMLEQTREIVEKFNRVYGETLVLPKAMIPENETQRRLPGVDGKAKMSKSLGNCIYLSDTPKAVKKQVNGHMFTDPQHLRVEDPGHIEGNVVFTYLDAFCTKDHFAEYLPEYSDLDEMKEHYRRGGLGDGTCKKFLISVLEETLGPIRAERARWEADIDTVYDILKAGTEKAVETTNETLGRVRKAMRIDYFEDRSIVKEWEAILRKQKNQ, encoded by the coding sequence ATGGGGAAAAATATTATCCTGACCGGCGACCGCCCCACGGGACGGCTGCACCTCGGTCATTATGTCGGATCGCTGAAGCGGCGGGTGGAGCTGCAGAACTCCGGCGAATATGATGAAATCAACATTCTGATCGCCGACGATCAGGCGCTGACGGATAACGCTGACGATCCGGGAATAATCCGGGACAATATCATCAATGTGGTTCTGGACTATCTGTCGGCGGGACTGGATCCCGAGAAGACAACGATCTGCGTTCAGTCGGCGCTGCCGGCGCTGCATGCGCTGACCTTCTACTATATGAACCTGGTGACGACAGCGCGCCTTTCCCGCAACCCGACCGTCAAGGCAGAGATCCAGATGCGGGGTTTCGCAGACGAGGGCCTGCCCGTGGGATTTTTCACTTATCCGGTATCCCAGGCCGCGGATATCACCGCATTTAACGCCAATGTGGTTCCGGTGGGCGAGGATCAGCTGCCGATGCTGGAGCAGACCCGCGAGATCGTAGAGAAATTCAACCGTGTTTACGGAGAGACGCTTGTCCTGCCGAAGGCCATGATTCCGGAGAACGAGACGCAGCGCAGACTTCCGGGCGTGGACGGCAAGGCGAAGATGAGCAAATCCCTGGGGAACTGCATCTATCTGTCGGATACGCCGAAAGCCGTGAAGAAACAGGTTAACGGTCACATGTTCACAGATCCGCAGCATCTCAGGGTCGAGGATCCGGGGCATATCGAAGGGAATGTTGTGTTTACCTATCTGGATGCTTTTTGTACAAAGGACCATTTCGCAGAGTATCTCCCGGAATACTCGGATCTGGATGAGATGAAGGAGCACTATCGCCGGGGCGGACTCGGCGACGGAACCTGCAAAAAATTCCTGATCAGTGTTCTCGAGGAAACTCTGGGTCCGATCCGCGCGGAACGCGCGAGGTGGGAGGCTGACATCGATACTGTCTATGATATTCTGAAGGCCGGAACAGAGAAAGCGGTGGAAACCACCAACGAGACCCTGGGCCGCGTGCGGAAGGCGATGCGGATTGATTATTTCGAGGATCGGTCCATCGTGAAGGAATGGGAAGCGATTCTCAGGAAACAGAAGAATCAGTGA
- a CDS encoding carbon-nitrogen hydrolase family protein, with the protein MKDVRKDCRIALIQAEPVLFRKEACVQKALELIEEAAEHGAELIVFPELFIPGYPIGMNFGFSMGKRTEEGRQDWKKYYDASVVAGGPEFERLSQAAVKTGAYISIGFSERDAVNGTLYNSNVIFEPDGAYKVHRKLKPTGTERVVYGDADRGFFPVTETPWGPMGSLICWESYMPLARVALYQKGITIYISPNTNDNPEWQATIQHIAIEGKCYFVNADMLVRRESYPSDLNEQEAIDRQPEIVCRGGSCIIDPFGQYVTEPVWDEEAVIYADLDMDLPAACRMEHDPVGHYSRPDVLELIVHE; encoded by the coding sequence ATGAAGGATGTCAGGAAAGACTGCAGAATTGCGCTGATCCAGGCGGAACCGGTTTTGTTCAGGAAAGAGGCCTGTGTGCAGAAGGCGCTGGAGCTTATCGAAGAAGCGGCGGAGCACGGAGCTGAACTGATCGTGTTTCCGGAGCTGTTCATCCCGGGTTATCCCATCGGAATGAATTTCGGATTCAGTATGGGAAAGCGGACGGAGGAGGGACGGCAGGACTGGAAGAAATATTACGACGCTTCCGTGGTTGCCGGAGGACCGGAGTTCGAGAGGCTTTCGCAGGCGGCAGTGAAGACCGGCGCGTACATCAGCATCGGATTTTCCGAACGGGACGCGGTGAACGGAACGCTGTACAACAGCAATGTGATTTTCGAGCCGGACGGAGCATATAAGGTGCACCGTAAACTGAAGCCCACAGGGACGGAACGGGTCGTCTACGGAGATGCGGACAGAGGCTTTTTCCCTGTCACCGAGACGCCCTGGGGACCCATGGGAAGCCTGATCTGCTGGGAAAGCTATATGCCTTTGGCGCGGGTGGCGCTGTATCAGAAAGGCATCACGATTTATATTTCGCCGAACACAAATGATAATCCGGAGTGGCAGGCCACCATTCAGCATATTGCCATCGAAGGAAAATGTTATTTTGTAAACGCGGATATGCTCGTCCGACGTGAATCCTATCCCTCTGACCTCAACGAGCAGGAGGCGATTGACCGGCAGCCTGAGATTGTGTGCCGGGGCGGCAGCTGTATTATCGATCCCTTCGGGCAATATGTGACGGAGCCGGTATGGGATGAGGAAGCGGTTATTTACGCGGATCTGGATATGGATCTGCCGGCGGCGTGCCGGATGGAACACGATCCGGTGGGGCATTACTCCCGTCCGGACGTGCTGGAGCTGATTGTGCATGAGTGA
- a CDS encoding Crp/Fnr family transcriptional regulator: MNEVQTELRRLPFWDRLSEEEQNRVRRASAIRVCEKGSVLRAMEGECLGFIAVIAGDLRAHMMSEEGREITLYHIRTGECDVLTASCIMYQITFETQVSVEEDSRILIIPTSVLSRLKEENIYVRSFIYELLTDRFSDVMWTIQQILFYGIDQRIAAFLTDAAEQSGTGVRSDVPKQTCPVKTSGADGQGGETFPEIRITHEQIAREINTAREVVARVVRRMAEDGLLQTGRGKIVITDPDGLRELAGELRR; the protein is encoded by the coding sequence GTGAACGAGGTGCAGACAGAGCTGAGACGTCTTCCCTTCTGGGACAGGCTTTCAGAGGAGGAACAAAACAGGGTCCGCAGGGCTTCTGCGATACGCGTCTGTGAAAAAGGCAGTGTGCTGCGTGCGATGGAGGGCGAGTGCCTGGGATTTATCGCGGTGATTGCCGGCGATCTGCGGGCGCACATGATGTCCGAAGAGGGAAGAGAAATTACGCTGTACCATATTCGTACGGGAGAATGCGATGTGCTGACGGCGTCCTGCATCATGTATCAGATTACCTTTGAGACGCAGGTGAGTGTCGAGGAGGACAGCCGCATTCTGATCATTCCCACTTCCGTGCTGAGCAGACTGAAGGAAGAAAACATCTACGTCCGGAGCTTTATCTATGAGCTTCTGACGGACCGGTTCTCCGACGTCATGTGGACGATCCAGCAGATTCTCTTTTACGGAATCGATCAGAGGATCGCGGCGTTTCTCACAGACGCGGCGGAGCAGAGCGGGACGGGCGTCCGGAGCGATGTGCCGAAGCAGACCTGTCCGGTGAAAACTTCCGGCGCGGACGGACAGGGAGGAGAAACCTTTCCGGAGATCCGGATTACCCACGAACAGATCGCGCGTGAGATCAACACCGCACGGGAGGTGGTGGCCCGCGTCGTCCGCAGAATGGCGGAGGACGGTCTGCTTCAGACCGGACGGGGCAAAATCGTGATAACGGATCCCGACGGATTGAGGGAGCTTGCGGGAGAATTGCGACGCTGA